The Narcine bancroftii isolate sNarBan1 chromosome 11, sNarBan1.hap1, whole genome shotgun sequence genome has a window encoding:
- the LOC138746147 gene encoding tryptophan 5-hydroxylase 2-like isoform X2, with protein MFALKNEVGGLVKALQIFQEKHISLVHIESRKSKRRDSEVEIFVDCNSTKEDFNELIQLLKAHSTIVSLNLMTSNWMEEEELSGVLWFPKKISELDKSSQRVLMYGSDLDADHPGFKDNVYRKRRKYFVDIAMNYKIGQPIPRVEYMEEEIRTWGMVYRELTKLYPTHACQEYLKNFPLLTKHCGYREDNIPQLEDVSAFLKERTGFVLRPVAGYLSPRDFLAGLAFRVFHCTQYLRHGSDPFYTPEPDTCHELLGHVPLLAEPSFAEFSQELGLVSLTAGDEDVQKLATCYFFTVEFGLCKQEGQLRAYGAGLLSSIGELKHALSDKAIIKPFDPKTTCTQECLITTFQEAYFLSESFEEAKEKMREFAKSVKRPFIVHYDPYTQSIEMLKDTRSIEKVVQGIRSDLAIVCDTLSKMNKYFGI; from the exons GAGAAGCACATCAGCCTCGTCCATATCGAATCCAGAAAGTCGAAGAGGAGAGATTCAGAAGTTGAGATATTTGTGGATTGCAACAGCACAAAAGAAGATTTCAATGAACTGATTCAACTGCTAAAGGCCCATTCAACCATTGTATCCTTGAATCTAATGACAAGTAACTGGATGGAAGAGGAAG agctgagtggagttCTTTGGTTTCCAAAAAAGATCTCTGAATTAGATAAGAGTTCCCAGAGAGTCCTGATGTATGGCTCAGATCTTGATGCAGACCATCCA GGTTTTAAAGATAATGTCTACAGAAAGCGAAGGAAGTATTTTGTGGACATTGCCATGAATTACAAAAT TGGTCAACCCATTCCCAGAGTTGAATACATGGAGGAAGAAATTCGGACTTGGGGAATGGTGTACAGAGAGCTGACTAAACTTTACCCAACTCATGCGTGCCAAGAGTATCTCAAgaatttccctctcctaacaaaGCATTGTGGATACAGAGAGGATAATATCCCGCAGTTGGAAGATGTTTCAGCATTTTTGAAAG AACGAACAGGCTTTGTGCTAAGACCTGTGGCTGGATATTTGTCCCCAAGAGACTTTTTGGCTGGACTGGCTTTTCGTGTTTTCCATTGCACTCAGTACCTTCGCCATGGATCTGATCCTTTCTACACTCCAGAACC GGATACATGTCATGAACTGTTGGGACATGTGCCCCTGCTGGCAGAACCAAGCTTTGCAGAGTTTTCACAAGAACTGGGTCTCGTGTCTCTCACAGCAGGAGACGAAGATGTTCAGAAATTAGCCACT TGCTACTTCTTCACTGTTGAGTTTGGGCTGTGTAAGCAAGAAGGACAACTGCGTGCATATGGTGCAGGACTTTTGTCTTCTATCGGCGAACTAAAG CATGCGCTATCTGACAAAGCGATCATCAAACCATTTGATCCAAAGACAACCTGTACCCAGGAAtgtctcatcaccaccttccaggAAGCCTATTTTCTGTCAGAAAGCTTCGAGGAGGCTAAAGAGAAAATGAG GGAATTTGCAAAGTCCGTCAAACGCCCATTCATTGTCCACTATGACCCATACACCCAAAGCATTGAAATGCTGAAAGATACCAGAAGTATTGAGAAGGTTGTTCAAGGCATCCGGAGTGATCTCGCCATTGTGTGTGATACTTTGTCAAAGATGAACAAATACTTTGGAATTTGA